The proteins below are encoded in one region of Mycobacterium pseudokansasii:
- a CDS encoding PE family protein, with protein sequence MTHLIAAPEMMVSAATNAVKIGSAISAAGAAAAGSTTNVLAAAADEVSAAIAKLFGAYGQQLQAALTQATAFHDEFVQTLAGAATTYAQAEAANAAAVANALGGLNAQVQSLLAPAVTNSTTAPTLMAAAAPAASTVALVMGGTFDPEPFPIYVSLIDNAYIQPFFPGANPTGVSYPAQLWPLTIFQGNLTLNESVAQGMTDLTNAINSQIGAGNPVVNFGFSQSAVVSTNVITELMALPPGMRPDPSQLSFVLAGNPATPNGGFFTRFPGITIPWLDITFTEATPPDSPYPTTIYATQYDPASDFPRYPLNFLADLNALMSTGRHDLYPNLDVNDAVRLPTSPGYNGNTQYYMFMTKDLPLLHPLRDIPFVGEPLAELIQPNLRVLVDLGYSDWGNGQDYANVVTPASLFSIPDPFVVGRELVDGTVKGVQASLVEVGVLPQSVLPNEYPYLPTLDTDVNFYAGQPTVTDISLLTRAVGPLLDLIPPIHHIPALTPLALPLIPLVLPLIQPSLPLLG encoded by the coding sequence ATGACGCACCTCATCGCTGCGCCCGAAATGATGGTGTCGGCGGCTACAAATGCGGTGAAGATTGGTTCGGCAATCAGCGCGGCCGGCGCGGCCGCAGCGGGGTCGACGACCAATGTGCTGGCGGCAGCCGCCGACGAGGTGTCGGCGGCGATCGCGAAACTCTTCGGCGCATACGGCCAGCAGCTTCAGGCGGCCCTCACGCAAGCCACCGCGTTTCACGACGAGTTCGTCCAGACGCTGGCCGGTGCGGCAACCACCTACGCGCAAGCCGAGGCCGCCAATGCCGCCGCGGTGGCCAATGCTCTCGGCGGACTCAACGCGCAGGTCCAGAGCCTGCTCGCCCCGGCGGTCACCAACTCCACCACCGCGCCGACGCTGATGGCTGCCGCGGCGCCCGCCGCCTCCACGGTGGCGCTGGTCATGGGCGGAACCTTCGACCCGGAGCCCTTCCCCATCTACGTATCGCTGATCGACAACGCCTACATCCAGCCCTTCTTCCCCGGCGCAAACCCGACGGGCGTGAGTTACCCCGCCCAGCTGTGGCCGCTCACCATATTCCAAGGCAACCTGACGCTCAACGAGTCCGTCGCCCAGGGCATGACGGATCTGACTAATGCGATCAATTCTCAGATCGGCGCGGGAAATCCCGTCGTCAATTTCGGGTTCTCGCAAAGCGCTGTGGTTTCCACCAACGTGATCACCGAACTGATGGCTCTGCCCCCTGGCATGCGGCCCGACCCCAGCCAGCTGTCGTTCGTGCTGGCCGGTAATCCCGCAACGCCCAACGGGGGCTTCTTCACCCGATTTCCAGGCATTACCATCCCCTGGTTGGACATAACATTCACCGAAGCGACCCCACCGGATTCTCCCTACCCGACCACCATTTACGCCACCCAATACGACCCGGCCAGCGACTTCCCGCGCTACCCGCTCAATTTCTTGGCCGACCTCAACGCGCTAATGAGCACCGGACGACACGATTTGTACCCAAATCTCGACGTTAACGACGCGGTACGGTTGCCGACGTCTCCGGGGTATAACGGCAACACCCAGTACTACATGTTCATGACCAAGGACCTGCCATTGCTCCACCCGCTTCGCGACATCCCCTTTGTAGGTGAGCCGCTCGCCGAGCTCATCCAGCCCAATCTGCGGGTGCTGGTCGATTTGGGCTACTCCGACTGGGGAAACGGCCAGGACTACGCGAATGTCGTAACCCCGGCCAGCCTGTTTTCCATACCCGACCCCTTCGTCGTCGGCCGAGAATTGGTCGACGGCACCGTCAAGGGTGTCCAAGCCTCGCTCGTGGAAGTAGGCGTATTGCCGCAGTCGGTACTGCCGAACGAATACCCGTATCTTCCGACGCTGGACACCGACGTGAATTTCTACGCGGGCCAGCCAACCGTGACGGACATATCTTTGCTGACTCGCGCCGTCGGGCCGCTGCTGGACTTGATTCCGCCCATCCACCACATTCCTGCGCTGACTCCGTTAGCACTTCCGTTGATTCCGTTAGTACTTCCGTTGATTCAGCCATCACTTCCGTTGCTCGGGTAG
- a CDS encoding PE family protein: MSYVFTAPQFLASAATDVDGIAAAVGVANAAAAGPTANLLAAAGDEVSAATAALFNAYAREYQAVVRQAAMFQQEFTELLAAAAGAYTQAEAANAALVSGALNGALSNARDAVTTPIQSLLTSAAAGTGGSSALTAVPAAASQIALIMGGTGNPDPDPKYLNRINVKYIQHLFPGAIPKALFTPEQFWPVTPQLGNLTFNQSVAQGVTALNNAINAQIAMGNKVIAFGYSQSATIVNNEINALISAGAPHAGDISFVMIGNPNTPDGGILSRFPGFYIPFLDVSFNGATPPNSPYATTIYTAQYDGIANAPRYPLNILSDINAFMGYFYVHNTYPTLTASELANAVPLPTSPGYAGHTQYYMLLTQDLPLVQPIRDIPYAGPPIADLFQPQLRVLVDLGYGDYGPNYANVPTPAGLLSIPNPFAVGYYLALGSLQAPYAAAVEIGVEAGFWGPEWFPQAYPWIPSINPGLHFYIGQPEVTLLSLASGGLGSLLHLIPPPVFP, translated from the coding sequence ATGTCGTATGTGTTTACTGCCCCGCAGTTTTTGGCGTCTGCCGCGACCGATGTCGACGGTATCGCCGCAGCGGTCGGCGTGGCCAACGCGGCGGCTGCCGGACCGACGGCCAATCTGCTGGCAGCGGCCGGTGACGAGGTTTCGGCGGCTACCGCGGCGCTGTTCAATGCCTACGCCCGGGAGTACCAGGCGGTCGTCAGGCAGGCTGCTATGTTTCAGCAGGAGTTCACCGAATTGCTGGCCGCCGCGGCGGGCGCCTATACACAGGCCGAGGCCGCCAACGCGGCCCTGGTAAGCGGGGCTCTGAACGGGGCCCTGTCGAATGCGCGGGACGCGGTCACCACACCGATCCAGTCGCTGTTGACCAGCGCTGCGGCCGGCACCGGCGGATCCAGCGCGCTGACTGCGGTGCCGGCCGCGGCCTCGCAAATCGCGCTGATCATGGGCGGCACCGGAAACCCCGACCCCGACCCCAAATACCTGAATCGAATCAACGTCAAATACATTCAGCACCTCTTCCCCGGGGCCATCCCGAAGGCGCTCTTCACACCCGAGCAGTTCTGGCCGGTTACCCCCCAACTCGGCAACCTGACGTTCAACCAGTCCGTCGCCCAGGGTGTGACGGCGCTGAACAATGCCATCAACGCCCAAATAGCCATGGGAAACAAGGTCATCGCGTTCGGCTATTCGCAGAGTGCCACCATCGTCAACAACGAAATCAACGCCCTCATATCAGCGGGCGCACCCCATGCCGGCGACATCTCCTTTGTCATGATCGGCAATCCCAATACCCCCGACGGCGGAATACTGTCGCGATTCCCCGGCTTCTATATCCCGTTCCTGGATGTGTCGTTCAATGGCGCGACGCCGCCGAACAGCCCTTATGCGACAACCATCTACACCGCCCAGTACGACGGCATCGCCAACGCGCCGCGCTATCCGCTCAACATCTTGTCGGACATCAACGCCTTCATGGGCTACTTCTATGTCCACAACACCTATCCCACGCTCACGGCCAGCGAGCTCGCCAACGCGGTGCCGCTGCCGACGTCTCCTGGCTACGCGGGCCACACCCAGTACTACATGCTGTTGACTCAGGACCTGCCCCTGGTCCAGCCGATTCGCGACATTCCCTACGCCGGACCGCCGATCGCCGACCTGTTCCAGCCGCAGTTGCGCGTACTCGTCGACCTGGGCTACGGCGACTACGGACCGAACTACGCAAATGTTCCCACTCCGGCCGGGCTGCTCTCGATCCCTAACCCGTTCGCTGTCGGCTACTACCTGGCCCTGGGAAGCCTGCAGGCGCCCTACGCCGCCGCGGTGGAAATCGGTGTGGAAGCCGGATTCTGGGGCCCGGAGTGGTTCCCCCAGGCCTATCCGTGGATTCCGTCCATCAATCCGGGGCTGCATTTCTATATCGGCCAGCCCGAGGTGACATTGCTGTCCCTGGCGAGCGGGGGCCTCGGGTCGCTGCTGCATCTGATTCCGCCGCCCGTCTTCCCATGA
- a CDS encoding PE family protein, translated as MSYLLTAPEMVAAAATDLDGIAAALHTANAAAAGSTTGLLAAAEDEVSAAVATLFGAFGQEYQAVVTLATEFHNEFTQALAAAANAYAQAETTACGALNAFGTQVQTLLTPLLPNGGAGGINPPSITSLGTQVAFIMGGTGIPDPDPMYVTGAQTLFIQPRFPGFLSDALHTPEQFWPTTPNLGNLTFGRSVAEGVATLSNALTTQFSTAGNSAVVYGYSQSAVIATIEIRHLMAQVTPPSPSDLGFVLTGNPNNPNGGVLQRFTGLYVPVLDVLFNGATPPDSPYPTVIYTNQYDGTGNFPQYPLNLLADLNAMIGIVDGTHFYVGLPPDQVANAVHLPTSPGYTGNTDYFLGLTQKLPLTSLIRPIPYVGTPLAELVQPDLRVLVDLGYSDYGPGLSYADIPTPASFLSVPNPFAVSYYLAKGAGQGVQASLVNLGWLPPSYIPTGYPYAPSVAPGLNFFVGQPSVTGLSLLTGALGTAAKDLGWIPPWWD; from the coding sequence ATGTCGTATTTGCTCACTGCGCCAGAAATGGTGGCGGCGGCCGCCACTGATCTGGACGGGATCGCGGCGGCGCTCCACACGGCCAACGCGGCCGCGGCTGGCTCCACGACGGGATTGCTTGCGGCGGCCGAAGACGAGGTGTCGGCGGCTGTCGCGACACTGTTTGGCGCCTTCGGTCAGGAGTATCAGGCTGTCGTCACCCTGGCGACCGAGTTTCACAACGAGTTCACCCAGGCACTGGCCGCGGCGGCGAACGCCTACGCGCAAGCCGAAACCACGGCGTGCGGCGCGCTGAACGCATTCGGCACGCAAGTCCAGACCCTGTTGACCCCGCTGCTTCCCAATGGCGGCGCCGGTGGCATCAACCCGCCGTCGATAACCAGCCTCGGCACGCAGGTCGCCTTCATCATGGGCGGCACCGGTATCCCGGACCCCGACCCGATGTATGTGACAGGCGCTCAGACGCTGTTCATCCAGCCCCGTTTCCCGGGTTTTCTCTCGGATGCCCTGCACACGCCCGAGCAGTTCTGGCCCACCACTCCGAATCTGGGCAACCTGACGTTCGGCCGGTCCGTGGCCGAGGGTGTGGCTACTTTGAGCAACGCGCTCACTACGCAATTCAGCACCGCGGGCAACAGCGCCGTCGTTTACGGCTACTCGCAGAGCGCCGTGATTGCCACCATCGAAATACGCCATTTGATGGCCCAAGTCACCCCGCCGAGCCCCAGCGACCTGGGCTTCGTGCTGACCGGTAACCCGAACAATCCCAACGGCGGCGTCCTGCAACGCTTCACCGGCCTGTATGTGCCGGTCCTGGATGTGCTGTTCAACGGCGCGACGCCGCCGGATTCGCCCTACCCGACTGTCATCTACACCAACCAGTACGACGGCACCGGCAACTTCCCGCAATACCCGCTCAATCTCCTGGCGGACCTGAACGCCATGATCGGAATAGTCGACGGCACGCATTTCTACGTCGGCTTGCCACCGGACCAGGTTGCCAACGCTGTGCACCTGCCGACTTCCCCGGGCTACACCGGCAACACCGACTACTTCCTGGGTCTCACTCAGAAGCTGCCGCTGACCAGCCTCATTCGTCCGATTCCCTATGTGGGGACGCCACTTGCCGAGCTGGTCCAGCCGGACCTGCGGGTGCTCGTCGATTTGGGCTACTCCGACTACGGGCCGGGTCTGAGCTATGCGGACATTCCCACCCCCGCCTCGTTCCTGTCGGTTCCCAACCCGTTCGCCGTCAGCTACTACCTGGCCAAGGGCGCCGGGCAGGGAGTCCAAGCCAGCCTGGTGAATCTCGGTTGGTTGCCGCCGTCCTACATACCCACTGGGTATCCGTACGCTCCGTCGGTGGCCCCGGGTCTGAACTTCTTTGTGGGTCAGCCGAGCGTGACCGGCCTGTCCCTGCTGACCGGGGCCCTGGGCACCGCGGCCAAAGATCTGGGATGGATTCCGCCGTGGTGGGATTGA
- a CDS encoding alpha/beta hydrolase, producing the protein MPERADVYFTSGADRVSAWLYRPTGSGPSPLLVMAHGLGAVRTMRLDAYAERFCAAGYACLVFDYRNFGDSEGQPRQLLDIGMELADWAAAVAYAHTLDGIDRDRIGLWGTSFAGGHVIATAARVPGIAAVVAQCPFTDGIAAVRAINPGTVARLTALAIRDVVGAVARRPPVLVPTVGKPGEVAVMTAPDAYEGYLKLVPKGVELRNEIAARIAMKVLTYRPGRLAAKVRCPILFCVCETDSVAPAGPTLRYAAKAPRGEVKVYPEGHFAIYVDDAFERAVADQIAFLNKHLKSG; encoded by the coding sequence GTGCCCGAACGCGCGGACGTCTATTTCACCTCCGGCGCCGACCGGGTCAGCGCGTGGCTCTACCGTCCCACCGGCAGCGGCCCGTCACCCCTGCTGGTCATGGCGCACGGTCTTGGTGCGGTGCGCACCATGCGATTGGACGCCTACGCCGAACGGTTTTGTGCGGCCGGCTACGCGTGCCTGGTGTTTGACTACCGCAACTTCGGCGATAGCGAGGGTCAGCCCCGCCAGCTGCTGGACATCGGCATGGAGCTGGCGGACTGGGCGGCGGCCGTGGCATACGCCCACACCCTTGACGGCATCGACCGCGACCGAATCGGCTTGTGGGGCACGTCTTTTGCTGGTGGACATGTCATCGCCACGGCAGCCCGGGTCCCGGGCATCGCTGCCGTCGTCGCGCAGTGTCCGTTCACCGACGGCATCGCCGCCGTCCGCGCGATCAACCCGGGGACCGTCGCGCGGCTGACCGCACTGGCGATACGCGACGTCGTCGGCGCCGTGGCCAGGAGGCCGCCGGTGCTCGTGCCCACGGTCGGCAAGCCCGGCGAGGTTGCGGTGATGACCGCACCGGATGCCTACGAGGGCTACCTCAAGTTGGTGCCCAAGGGTGTCGAGTTGCGCAACGAGATCGCGGCCCGGATCGCGATGAAGGTCCTCACCTACCGCCCCGGCCGGCTGGCCGCGAAGGTCCGCTGCCCCATTCTGTTCTGCGTGTGCGAGACCGACTCGGTAGCGCCCGCCGGCCCGACCCTGCGTTATGCCGCCAAAGCACCCCGCGGTGAGGTCAAGGTGTATCCCGAAGGGCATTTCGCCATCTATGTCGACGACGCGTTCGAGCGCGCCGTCGCCGATCAGATCGCGTTCCTGAACAAGCACCTGAAAAGCGGCTAG
- a CDS encoding FAD-binding oxidoreductase, producing MLRGLASVVGSHHVITDADVLAAHSVDHTGRYRGHASALVRPGSAQQVAEVLRVCRDAGAYVTVQGGRTSLVAGTVPEHDDVLLSTERLCAVSDVDVLERRLAVGAGATLAAVQHAATAAGLVFGVDLSARDSATVGGMASTNAGGLLTVRYGNMSEQVLGLDVALPDGSVLRRHSRVRSDNTGYDLPALFVGAEGTLGVITELDLRLHPAPSHRVTAICGFADLDALVDAGRVLRDADGIAALELIDGRAAALTREQLGLAAPAEGDWLLLVELAADHDQTDRLAGLLGGMRRCGEPAVGVDNAARQRLWRTREALAEVLGVYGPPLKVDVSLPLPAIGRFARDAVGLIHAHVADALPVLFGHIGEGNLHLNVLRLPPDHEPVLYPELMGLIAECGGNVSSEHGVGSRKRRYLGMSREPTDIAVMRSIKAALDPTGHLNAAVLFE from the coding sequence ATGCTGCGCGGCCTGGCGAGTGTGGTCGGTTCGCACCACGTCATCACCGACGCCGACGTGCTCGCCGCGCACAGCGTCGACCACACCGGCCGCTATCGGGGCCATGCCAGTGCGCTGGTGCGGCCGGGCTCCGCCCAGCAGGTCGCCGAGGTGCTGCGGGTATGCCGGGACGCCGGGGCCTATGTCACCGTGCAAGGCGGCCGGACCTCCTTGGTGGCCGGCACCGTCCCGGAACACGACGACGTGCTGTTGTCCACCGAAAGGCTTTGTGCGGTAAGCGATGTCGACGTCCTCGAACGCCGGCTCGCAGTGGGGGCCGGGGCCACACTGGCGGCGGTGCAGCACGCCGCGACGGCGGCGGGTCTGGTGTTCGGCGTGGACCTGTCGGCTCGCGATTCGGCGACCGTCGGCGGTATGGCGTCGACGAATGCCGGCGGCCTTCTTACGGTGCGCTACGGCAACATGAGCGAACAGGTGCTGGGCCTGGACGTGGCGCTGCCCGACGGCTCGGTACTGCGCCGGCACAGCCGGGTGCGCAGCGACAACACCGGCTACGACCTGCCGGCGCTCTTCGTCGGCGCCGAAGGCACGTTGGGCGTCATCACCGAGCTGGATCTGCGGCTGCATCCGGCTCCGTCGCATCGGGTTACGGCGATCTGTGGGTTCGCCGACCTCGACGCGCTGGTCGACGCCGGCCGGGTGTTGCGGGACGCGGACGGAATCGCGGCACTGGAATTGATCGACGGCCGCGCGGCCGCGCTGACCCGCGAGCAGCTGGGGCTGGCCGCTCCCGCCGAGGGAGACTGGCTGCTGCTGGTGGAACTGGCCGCCGACCACGATCAGACCGATCGGCTCGCCGGACTGCTCGGCGGGATGCGGCGCTGCGGCGAACCGGCGGTCGGCGTGGATAACGCTGCCCGGCAACGATTGTGGCGTACCCGGGAAGCTTTGGCCGAGGTGCTGGGCGTCTATGGGCCACCGTTGAAGGTAGACGTTTCGTTGCCGTTGCCGGCGATCGGCAGATTCGCCCGGGACGCGGTCGGGCTGATCCACGCCCATGTCGCCGACGCGCTGCCGGTCCTGTTCGGCCACATCGGTGAGGGCAATCTGCACCTCAACGTGCTGCGGTTGCCGCCGGACCACGAACCCGTGCTGTATCCGGAGCTGATGGGCCTGATCGCCGAGTGCGGCGGCAACGTCAGCTCCGAGCACGGCGTCGGCAGCCGCAAGCGCCGGTACCTGGGGATGTCCCGGGAGCCCACCGATATCGCCGTCATGCGATCTATCAAGGCGGCGCTGGACCCGACCGGCCATCTCAACGCGGCGGTGTTGTTCGAATAG
- a CDS encoding TetR/AcrR family transcriptional regulator, giving the protein MPQTPSENGLSRREELLAVATKLFAARGYHGTRMDDVADVIGLNKATVYHYYASKALILFDIYRQAAEGTLAAVHDDPSWTAREALYQYTVRLLTGIARNPERAAVYFQEQPYITEWFTSEQVAEVREKEAQVYEHVHGLIDRGIASGEFYECDSHVVALGYIGMTLGSYRWLRPSGRRTAKEIAAEFSTALLRGLIRDESIRRNSPLGP; this is encoded by the coding sequence ATGCCACAAACGCCGTCCGAGAACGGGCTTTCGCGCCGTGAGGAGTTGCTGGCCGTTGCCACAAAGCTGTTTGCTGCCCGCGGCTATCACGGCACCAGGATGGATGACGTCGCCGACGTGATCGGGCTGAACAAGGCGACGGTGTACCACTACTACGCCAGTAAGGCGTTGATCCTGTTCGACATCTATCGCCAGGCTGCCGAGGGCACGCTGGCCGCCGTGCACGACGACCCGTCCTGGACCGCGCGCGAAGCGCTCTACCAGTACACCGTGCGGCTGCTCACCGGCATTGCGCGCAATCCGGAACGGGCCGCGGTGTACTTCCAGGAGCAGCCCTACATCACCGAATGGTTCACCAGCGAACAGGTGGCGGAGGTTCGCGAGAAGGAAGCCCAGGTCTACGAGCACGTCCACGGCCTCATCGACCGCGGCATCGCCAGCGGCGAGTTCTACGAATGCGACTCCCATGTGGTGGCGCTGGGCTACATCGGGATGACCCTGGGCAGCTACCGCTGGCTGCGGCCGAGCGGACGGCGCACCGCCAAAGAGATCGCGGCCGAATTCAGCACCGCGCTGCTGCGCGGGCTGATTCGCGACGAGTCGATCCGCAGGAATTCTCCGCTGGGACCGTAG